In Streptococcus uberis, a single window of DNA contains:
- a CDS encoding MATE family efflux transporter, giving the protein MQANDFQLKPIPQLLFKMAMPAITANLVNSLYNIVDQIFIGHSVGYLGNAATSVAFPLTILCLAFGLTFGLGGAANFNLSLGRGQMDKASKVVGNAVSLSILSGVIIVALIIIFLKPLLIIFGATDATMAYAQDYTSITAFGIPFLLFTFSVNPLIRADGSPNHSMMAIIFGAVLNTILVPIFIFVFGWGIKGAAFATLISQILSALYMALYFRHFKSVKLVANDFKIRADIFKAIVSVGSSSFIFQSSMLLIQIVSNNMLRRFGAESIYGSDIAIAVAGIVMKINSLFIAIIIGLVQGAQPIIGYNYGAKNLERVKETTVLLLKTATIISVIAFFSFEVFTRPFLELFGTGSKLYYQFGIMYLRVFLFFVFVNGIQIASTTFFQAIGKARIGAFLSLMKQVIVLLPLLFILPHFMGVEGVMYAAPISDFFAFVSAFYFLRREFKRMPHDLRADEI; this is encoded by the coding sequence ATGCAAGCAAACGATTTTCAACTAAAACCCATTCCCCAACTCCTTTTTAAAATGGCTATGCCGGCTATCACAGCCAATTTAGTCAACTCCCTCTATAATATTGTCGACCAAATTTTTATTGGGCACAGCGTTGGCTATTTAGGTAATGCGGCAACCAGTGTTGCTTTTCCCTTAACCATTCTCTGCCTAGCCTTTGGCTTAACCTTTGGTCTTGGTGGAGCTGCTAACTTCAACCTCTCTTTAGGTCGCGGACAAATGGACAAAGCTAGTAAAGTAGTCGGCAATGCCGTATCTCTTTCTATCCTCTCGGGTGTTATTATTGTTGCTTTGATTATCATCTTTTTGAAACCACTGTTGATTATTTTTGGGGCCACAGATGCGACCATGGCTTATGCCCAAGACTATACTTCCATTACAGCCTTTGGTATCCCTTTCTTGCTTTTCACCTTTAGTGTCAATCCACTGATTCGTGCTGACGGCAGTCCCAACCATTCTATGATGGCCATCATCTTTGGGGCTGTCCTCAATACCATTTTAGTGCCTATATTTATCTTTGTTTTTGGCTGGGGAATTAAAGGTGCAGCCTTTGCAACCTTAATCAGTCAGATCCTCTCAGCTCTTTATATGGCCCTCTATTTCCGTCATTTTAAATCAGTTAAATTGGTCGCCAATGACTTTAAAATTAGGGCTGATATCTTCAAGGCTATTGTTTCTGTTGGTTCTTCTTCATTTATCTTCCAGTCTTCTATGTTACTGATTCAAATTGTCAGCAATAACATGTTGCGTCGCTTTGGCGCCGAGTCCATTTATGGTAGCGATATCGCAATCGCTGTGGCTGGTATTGTCATGAAGATTAATAGCTTATTTATTGCCATCATTATCGGACTGGTCCAAGGGGCTCAGCCGATTATCGGATACAACTACGGGGCTAAAAATCTTGAACGCGTCAAAGAAACAACTGTCTTGCTCCTCAAAACAGCAACCATTATTTCTGTGATTGCCTTCTTCAGTTTTGAAGTCTTCACTCGACCATTCTTAGAACTCTTTGGAACAGGATCTAAACTCTATTATCAGTTTGGCATCATGTATTTACGTGTATTCCTCTTCTTTGTTTTTGTCAATGGTATCCAAATTGCATCAACGACCTTCTTCCAAGCCATTGGTAAAGCCAGAATTGGTGCCTTTCTATCCTTGATGAAACAGGTCATCGTTCTTCTACCATTACTATTCATTCTGCCACATTTTATGGGAGTTGAGGGAGTCATGTATGCTGCTCCAATTTCTGACTTTTTTGCCTTTGTTTCAGCCTTTTATTTCTTAAGACGGGAATTCAAGCGCATGCCTCATGACTTAAGAGCTGATGAAATCTAA
- a CDS encoding prolyl-tRNA synthetase associated domain-containing protein codes for MTVDSRIDKHLKNLDIGYDIVEHPPAFTTEEADRYIEGYEGVRTKTMFLTNKKKTAYYLLIMDDQKPLDMELFKELVNANRIRMASAQSLEEKMKVSPGMVSPFGLLNNEGKDIQVYFDKDILKEPIQTFHPNDNTKTVFIKTQDILTFIESLGYVIHEVTL; via the coding sequence ATGACAGTAGATTCAAGAATTGATAAGCACTTAAAAAACCTTGACATTGGTTATGATATTGTTGAACACCCACCAGCCTTTACCACTGAAGAAGCTGATCGTTATATCGAGGGCTATGAAGGCGTGCGAACTAAAACAATGTTCTTAACAAATAAGAAAAAAACGGCTTATTATTTACTCATCATGGATGACCAAAAACCTCTGGACATGGAACTCTTCAAAGAACTCGTTAATGCTAACCGTATCCGAATGGCTTCCGCTCAAAGTTTAGAAGAAAAAATGAAGGTCAGTCCAGGTATGGTTTCTCCATTTGGCCTCTTAAACAATGAAGGCAAGGATATCCAAGTTTACTTTGACAAAGACATCTTAAAAGAGCCTATTCAAACCTTTCACCCAAACGACAACACAAAGACTGTCTTTATCAAGACTCAAGACATTTTAACTTTTATTGAATCCCTTGGCTATGTTATCCATGAGGTGACTTTATAA
- a CDS encoding MarR family winged helix-turn-helix transcriptional regulator — protein MFKDHIGILIKKTSQAFDKTASQVLAPKGLTPSQFKILKYVTLRPEASVRQIDIENYFCMSNPTVTGILQNLEKNQWIYRQSHSEDKRSKVIMLTDKAKNASLFILETSDQIEESFTAVLTDSEKETLRHLLNKLQENHQE, from the coding sequence ATGTTTAAAGATCATATTGGAATTTTAATCAAAAAAACCAGTCAAGCTTTTGATAAGACTGCTAGTCAGGTCTTAGCTCCAAAAGGCTTGACACCTAGTCAATTTAAAATTTTAAAATATGTAACTTTAAGACCTGAAGCCAGTGTGCGTCAGATTGATATCGAAAACTACTTTTGCATGTCAAACCCAACTGTCACTGGCATTCTTCAAAATCTTGAAAAAAATCAATGGATTTATCGACAAAGTCACTCTGAGGATAAACGGTCAAAAGTGATTATGTTAACCGACAAGGCTAAAAATGCTAGTCTTTTTATTTTGGAAACAAGTGATCAGATTGAAGAAAGCTTCACTGCTGTTCTAACAGATTCAGAAAAAGAGACTTTGCGCCACTTATTAAACAAATTACAGGAAAATCATCAGGAATAG
- a CDS encoding MBL fold metallo-hydrolase, whose translation MSVTFSPAGQAMPEKTIKLPISAFDKIEGTKVYWLGNASIMINSRGTILLIDPILDSFDMPLLIDMPIDSKTIPTVDGLLISHIDNDHLSFETLENCKAVIKSYHAPTYVADVMSEKGFAAEEHAVGASFMVNDIKITTTPTRHNWQNSMSKYNYREWKEEEYVGFWIETADGTIWLPSDTKLMPEHLEMPQADMILFDFSDNNWHITYEGALKEAEAYPKADLLCIHWGSIDAPDWNTFNGNPEQLRQDVLNPDRVHALNVGEGLDLVKK comes from the coding sequence ATGTCAGTAACATTTAGTCCAGCAGGACAAGCAATGCCTGAAAAAACGATTAAGCTCCCCATTTCAGCCTTCGACAAAATAGAGGGTACAAAAGTTTATTGGTTAGGCAATGCCTCAATCATGATTAATAGCCGTGGAACCATTTTGCTCATTGACCCCATTCTTGATAGTTTTGACATGCCCTTATTAATTGATATGCCTATTGACTCTAAAACCATTCCCACAGTTGATGGCCTCTTAATTTCTCATATTGATAACGATCATTTAAGTTTTGAAACTTTGGAAAATTGCAAAGCGGTCATAAAAAGTTACCATGCCCCAACATACGTGGCAGACGTCATGAGCGAAAAAGGCTTCGCGGCAGAAGAACATGCAGTCGGCGCAAGTTTCATGGTGAATGATATCAAGATTACCACAACGCCAACACGACACAACTGGCAAAATAGCATGTCCAAGTACAATTATCGTGAGTGGAAAGAAGAAGAATATGTGGGCTTCTGGATTGAAACAGCAGATGGGACCATTTGGCTACCATCTGATACAAAATTGATGCCAGAACACTTAGAAATGCCACAAGCAGATATGATTCTCTTTGATTTTAGTGATAATAACTGGCATATCACTTATGAGGGAGCCTTAAAAGAAGCAGAAGCCTATCCAAAGGCAGATTTACTTTGTATCCATTGGGGATCTATTGACGCTCCAGACTGGAATACCTTCAATGGAAATCCAGAACAATTGCGCCAAGATGTTCTTAACCCAGATCGTGTTCATGCCTTGAATGTTGGTGAAGGCTTAGACTTAGTTAAAAAGTAA
- a CDS encoding VTT domain-containing protein, translating into MFTDFINMILTNYGLYAFAIIFVIIFVETGLVFFPFLPGDSLLFMTGASIAKSGYNPIIFIIILAIAAILGDYVNYTLGKNYGLALRRVPFFGKFIKDDHIAETEHFFAKYGNIAISLGRFVPIVRTFIPFISGIGRMDKKKFLLYNCIGGLSWVIIGLLAGYFFGSIPFVQKHFELIMLAIIFVSVLPIIFVAVKRQLKK; encoded by the coding sequence ATGTTTACAGATTTTATTAATATGATTTTGACCAATTATGGTCTATACGCTTTTGCCATTATTTTTGTCATTATTTTTGTGGAAACGGGCTTAGTTTTCTTCCCATTCTTACCTGGGGATTCTCTTTTGTTTATGACAGGTGCATCCATTGCTAAGAGTGGTTATAATCCCATTATTTTTATCATCATTTTAGCTATTGCTGCGATTTTAGGGGATTATGTAAACTATACCTTGGGTAAAAACTATGGATTAGCGTTAAGGCGTGTTCCCTTTTTTGGAAAGTTTATCAAGGATGACCATATTGCCGAAACAGAACACTTTTTTGCCAAATATGGGAACATTGCTATTTCCCTTGGACGTTTTGTCCCAATTGTTCGCACCTTTATTCCTTTTATTTCAGGTATTGGTCGCATGGACAAGAAGAAATTTTTGCTTTATAACTGTATTGGCGGACTCTCTTGGGTCATCATCGGTTTACTAGCTGGCTATTTCTTTGGAAGTATACCATTTGTTCAAAAACATTTTGAACTGATTATGTTAGCAATCATTTTTGTATCAGTATTACCTATTATTTTTGTTGCAGTCAAGCGTCAGTTGAAAAAATAA
- a CDS encoding ABC transporter ATP-binding protein, whose protein sequence is MLHVNQLQKSYGSKEVLKGLTFSIPSGSICGFVGKNGAGKTTFFHSLLHFVSYKGDISLDDEAITTKTYPRIGYLPEERSLIPKLTVFDQVRYLASLKGMSPKEVSRELPIWMEKLDVKGKITDKIKSLSKGNQQKIQLIITLIHRPDLIILDEPFSGLDPVNTAILKKVILEEKDRGATIIFSDHVMTNVEELCDQLIMIQDGKIELNGSIQDIRQSFGKTRLYLSPEIDRSLLDEIPGIHSIEKSNQGLWRLILENEEVGQTVFNTIVNGRYISTFDQQAPTIDEIFKMKSGVVS, encoded by the coding sequence ATGTTACATGTTAATCAGCTGCAAAAGAGTTATGGATCTAAAGAAGTCCTCAAAGGCCTTACCTTTTCGATTCCATCTGGAAGTATTTGTGGTTTTGTAGGGAAAAATGGTGCAGGTAAAACCACTTTTTTTCATTCCTTATTGCACTTTGTTTCATACAAGGGAGATATTTCTTTGGATGATGAAGCTATTACTACTAAAACATACCCTCGAATAGGTTATCTTCCAGAAGAAAGAAGCCTCATCCCTAAGTTAACTGTTTTTGATCAAGTTCGCTATTTGGCCAGTTTAAAAGGGATGTCTCCTAAAGAAGTCAGCCGTGAACTTCCTATTTGGATGGAAAAGTTAGACGTAAAAGGTAAGATTACGGATAAGATTAAAAGCCTTTCAAAAGGAAATCAACAAAAAATTCAATTGATTATTACCTTAATTCATCGACCTGATTTAATCATTTTAGATGAACCTTTTTCTGGCCTAGATCCAGTCAATACTGCTATTCTTAAAAAAGTTATCCTGGAAGAAAAAGATCGAGGAGCTACCATTATTTTCTCAGATCATGTCATGACAAATGTCGAAGAATTATGTGATCAGTTAATTATGATTCAAGATGGAAAAATTGAATTGAATGGTAGTATTCAAGATATTCGCCAATCATTTGGAAAAACAAGACTTTATTTATCCCCTGAAATTGACAGGTCACTACTTGATGAAATCCCAGGCATTCATTCTATTGAGAAATCCAATCAAGGCCTATGGCGATTGATTCTGGAAAATGAAGAGGTTGGGCAAACTGTTTTTAATACCATTGTTAATGGTCGCTATATTTCAACCTTTGATCAACAGGCACCTACCATAGATGAAATCTTTAAAATGAAGTCAGGAGTTGTATCATGA
- a CDS encoding HAD-IIB family hydrolase: MTKETIKHLVFDLDGTIVFDGKAIEASLLELLRQLQEKYHLIFASARPIRDMMPLLGDFEKSDLIGANGSMYRQNQLIHLKDYLTQKTSEKILQLIDTYDLDYIVDYDWDYSARIRDKDNHILEKLDPDSIASQVPLSQKQVTKIILFGVNPDLAKLFQELTEATVLYHDLVEELVITAKGIDKYNAVKALIGEESYIAFGNDHNDITMLENAQKAICLGNLLQSTYYHSMDISELRRYLEELVSIK; the protein is encoded by the coding sequence ATGACAAAAGAAACAATCAAACATTTGGTTTTTGATTTAGATGGCACTATTGTTTTTGATGGCAAAGCTATAGAAGCTAGTTTATTAGAACTATTAAGACAATTACAAGAAAAGTATCATCTAATTTTTGCTTCCGCTCGTCCTATTAGAGACATGATGCCCCTTCTTGGCGACTTTGAAAAGTCGGACCTCATAGGGGCTAATGGAAGCATGTACCGTCAGAATCAACTTATTCACTTAAAGGATTACTTAACACAAAAGACAAGTGAGAAAATCCTTCAACTGATTGACACTTATGATTTAGATTATATTGTTGATTATGATTGGGACTACTCTGCTAGAATCAGAGATAAAGACAATCATATTCTTGAAAAACTTGACCCTGATTCCATAGCAAGTCAGGTACCACTATCACAAAAACAGGTGACTAAAATCATTCTTTTTGGAGTTAACCCTGATTTGGCTAAGCTCTTCCAAGAATTGACAGAAGCTACTGTTTTGTATCATGATTTGGTAGAAGAACTTGTGATTACTGCAAAGGGCATTGATAAGTACAATGCCGTTAAAGCCTTAATTGGAGAAGAATCTTATATAGCATTTGGAAATGACCATAACGACATAACCATGTTAGAGAATGCTCAAAAAGCTATCTGCTTAGGAAATCTCTTACAATCAACCTACTACCATTCTATGGATATATCTGAGCTTAGAAGATACTTGGAAGAACTTGTATCCATTAAATAG
- a CDS encoding amidase family protein produces MLKKLMIILLVMLMIIGIGVFWICHNFLPEKEERIAYDKEKRIQQIDKQLLGIDLTSVRAKSALIMEKSIDDLQMAIRTGKLSYEELTAFYLDRIRTIDLGPNGLNATVEINPNVMAKARACDHHSEKGRGLTGIPVLIKDNINTKDMPTSGGTFALKDFRPKDNATVVNELIKSDAIILGKSNLSELANFMDFKMPSGYSSKAGQTHNPFNPMKLSPLGSSSGSGVAVAANFSTVAIGTETTGSIIAPSTIHSIVGFKPQREAISTEGVIPLSPTLDTVGTMAKNVADAISLYNASITDKSKTITLNNSKDFIKGKRIGIVGDKENKLKTLLVKNGAIPVNISISEKDIDNDFMINQEFKGQLSNYLQKYDAPVKSLSDLIAFNQKDLGRRAKYGQALLEEANEERKQEKQKVKKMVAIAQRRLKNQFINKELDAIVFYDNSGVLLPAVAGYPEMTVPIGKSKKGEPIGASFVTLNNQEQFLADLSYSFEQKTHARLIPQKYLEN; encoded by the coding sequence ATGTTAAAGAAACTGATGATTATTCTACTAGTGATGTTAATGATTATTGGAATAGGAGTATTTTGGATCTGTCACAACTTTTTACCGGAAAAGGAAGAAAGAATTGCCTATGACAAAGAAAAAAGAATTCAGCAAATTGACAAGCAGTTGCTAGGCATTGACCTAACCAGTGTCAGGGCCAAAAGTGCATTAATTATGGAGAAATCAATAGATGACTTACAAATGGCGATAAGGACTGGAAAATTAAGTTATGAAGAATTGACTGCCTTTTATCTAGATCGCATTCGAACTATTGATTTGGGACCCAATGGCCTAAATGCTACTGTGGAAATCAATCCCAATGTCATGGCAAAGGCACGTGCTTGCGATCACCATTCAGAAAAAGGGCGTGGCCTAACTGGTATTCCAGTATTAATAAAAGATAATATCAATACTAAAGATATGCCGACCAGTGGGGGTACTTTTGCTCTCAAGGATTTTAGACCAAAAGATAATGCAACTGTGGTTAACGAACTGATTAAAAGCGATGCTATCATATTAGGAAAGTCAAATCTATCAGAACTAGCCAATTTTATGGATTTTAAGATGCCAAGTGGATATAGCTCTAAAGCTGGACAAACACACAATCCTTTTAATCCTATGAAACTATCCCCACTAGGTTCAAGCTCCGGAAGTGGAGTAGCGGTAGCAGCAAATTTCAGCACAGTAGCTATTGGAACAGAGACAACAGGCTCTATTATTGCTCCTTCAACCATCCACTCTATTGTCGGATTTAAGCCTCAAAGAGAGGCCATTTCTACTGAAGGTGTTATTCCCTTATCGCCTACATTGGATACGGTTGGAACGATGGCTAAAAATGTTGCAGATGCTATTTCGTTATATAATGCAAGTATCACTGATAAAAGCAAGACCATAACATTGAACAATTCTAAAGACTTTATTAAGGGGAAAAGAATTGGAATTGTGGGAGATAAAGAAAACAAACTTAAGACCCTATTAGTCAAAAACGGAGCAATTCCTGTAAATATTTCTATCTCTGAAAAAGATATCGATAATGACTTTATGATTAATCAAGAATTTAAAGGCCAATTATCTAACTATCTTCAGAAATATGATGCTCCCGTAAAAAGTTTATCAGACTTAATCGCTTTCAATCAAAAAGATTTAGGGAGAAGAGCAAAATATGGTCAAGCTCTTCTTGAAGAAGCCAATGAAGAAAGAAAACAAGAAAAACAAAAAGTCAAAAAGATGGTGGCTATTGCGCAAAGACGATTAAAAAACCAATTTATCAATAAAGAACTAGACGCTATCGTTTTTTATGATAATTCCGGCGTTCTCTTGCCAGCAGTTGCAGGTTATCCTGAAATGACAGTTCCGATAGGTAAATCTAAAAAAGGAGAGCCAATCGGTGCAAGCTTTGTGACCTTAAACAATCAAGAGCAATTCTTAGCGGACCTTTCTTATAGTTTTGAACAAAAAACACATGCTCGTCTCATCCCCCAAAAATATTTAGAGAACTGA
- a CDS encoding MFS transporter produces MTSGHKAWKVLITLCGLSAATIGVSINTSGVFYGVVSEALGIYRGSFAFHMTIFSIVTAIAGLFVIKLLEKVPFKLLMWVSIAVGFASTALMGMASHLWQFYLLSLLRGFSTGMFSIMTLTYIINYWFNEKNGLATSITLSFSGIIGALISPVLAKVIQSQGWQFAFLVQGLIFLAFCLPALLFPFKLDPRQEGLTAYGFKEKEEVQDALTDLEPTSHFKVNSTLIAMIVFGVSLSFITSMAQHFPGFAETLNLDVTVGASLLSMAMLGNILSKLVVGFLSDKIGAIKANFVLIFALTLGILLLIIGKTPSLLMPGAFLLGASFGILAVATPLLTRHIYGVNDYGKAYPLIGFASNLGAAIAFSAIGFIYDFTKSYYPSLFLFLALIAIGSLAVIYANKKGKA; encoded by the coding sequence ATGACATCTGGACATAAAGCCTGGAAAGTCTTAATAACATTATGTGGTTTATCAGCCGCAACAATTGGCGTTTCTATTAACACATCTGGCGTCTTTTATGGCGTTGTTTCTGAAGCACTAGGAATTTATCGTGGCTCTTTTGCCTTTCATATGACCATATTTTCTATTGTTACAGCCATTGCAGGACTCTTTGTTATCAAGTTATTGGAAAAAGTACCTTTCAAATTACTCATGTGGGTTTCAATAGCAGTTGGCTTTGCTTCAACGGCCTTAATGGGCATGGCAAGTCATTTATGGCAATTTTATCTGCTCAGTCTTTTACGTGGATTCAGTACGGGAATGTTTTCTATCATGACCTTGACCTATATCATTAATTATTGGTTTAATGAAAAAAATGGTCTGGCTACTAGTATTACCTTGAGCTTTAGTGGCATCATCGGTGCACTGATTTCACCTGTTCTTGCCAAAGTGATTCAAAGTCAAGGTTGGCAATTTGCCTTCTTGGTTCAAGGACTCATTTTCTTGGCTTTCTGCCTGCCAGCTCTACTATTTCCCTTCAAACTAGATCCAAGACAAGAGGGCTTAACTGCCTATGGATTTAAGGAAAAAGAAGAAGTTCAAGATGCGTTAACTGACTTAGAGCCAACTAGCCACTTTAAAGTCAATAGTACCTTAATTGCCATGATTGTTTTTGGTGTTAGCTTGAGTTTCATTACCAGTATGGCTCAACATTTCCCAGGCTTTGCAGAAACCCTTAACTTAGATGTCACTGTCGGAGCAAGTTTATTGTCAATGGCTATGCTTGGAAATATTCTTTCAAAATTGGTGGTCGGCTTCCTTTCGGATAAAATTGGCGCAATTAAGGCTAACTTTGTCCTTATTTTTGCACTCACACTCGGTATTTTGCTCCTTATTATTGGGAAAACACCAAGTCTCTTAATGCCAGGAGCCTTCCTATTAGGAGCAAGTTTCGGTATTTTAGCTGTAGCAACCCCATTACTGACGCGTCATATCTATGGTGTGAATGATTATGGGAAAGCTTACCCATTGATTGGCTTCGCTTCAAACTTAGGTGCGGCTATTGCCTTCTCAGCCATTGGCTTCATCTATGATTTCACAAAATCTTATTATCCAAGTTTATTTCTATTCTTAGCCCTAATTGCCATCGGTAGCTTAGCTGTTATCTATGCTAACAAAAAAGGCAAAGCCTAA
- a CDS encoding ABC transporter permease, whose translation MKEILIVCKETFLRQVKSWSFVLMVLSPFLFLAFSAGIGYVSGSSAEKSNKIAIILPQDNMKAAFKQLDHVTFDYKDVQKAKKDLKSDKILAYITLSENNQVITAKYFSKEEPSQSQKALLTQSLNGLQQTLNVAKAQISPQQLETLSTQAKLDVQTTSHTNYDKISKYISFYGVTFIMYMILIIYTSQTAQEIASEKGTKIMEVIFSSVPANHYFYGRILGIFAVILTHMTIYVAGGYLCFKLANKLEMTKEWIQNMKPLLDSLIKHLDWSILFFAIFGILLYVVLAALCGSLVVRPEQANQAAQLPIFLVIAAFMGAFVLGQGNSDPLLLKIGSYLPFFSTFFMPIRLINGFAHLNQSLISLLILALTTLFITMYIGKSYSGLILQTDDIGWFKSLKRGLNHK comes from the coding sequence ATGAAAGAAATCCTCATTGTATGTAAAGAAACCTTTTTAAGACAGGTCAAGTCATGGTCATTTGTTTTGATGGTATTATCACCCTTTCTCTTTTTAGCCTTTTCTGCAGGGATTGGCTACGTTAGTGGTTCTTCTGCTGAAAAATCAAATAAGATTGCCATTATTCTTCCCCAAGACAATATGAAAGCTGCCTTTAAACAGCTGGATCATGTTACCTTTGATTATAAGGATGTCCAAAAAGCTAAAAAAGATTTGAAATCAGATAAAATCCTTGCTTATATCACTCTTTCTGAAAATAACCAGGTGATCACAGCTAAGTATTTTAGCAAGGAGGAACCATCTCAAAGTCAGAAAGCCTTATTAACCCAATCATTAAATGGTCTGCAACAAACCTTAAATGTGGCTAAAGCTCAAATCAGTCCGCAACAATTAGAAACGCTATCAACTCAAGCAAAGCTTGATGTGCAAACGACCAGTCATACCAACTATGATAAAATTAGTAAATACATTTCCTTTTATGGTGTGACCTTTATCATGTATATGATTCTAATCATCTATACATCTCAAACGGCTCAAGAAATTGCTAGTGAAAAAGGGACAAAAATTATGGAAGTAATCTTTTCAAGTGTCCCAGCGAATCATTACTTTTATGGTCGTATTTTAGGTATTTTTGCCGTCATTTTAACCCACATGACCATTTATGTGGCGGGTGGCTATCTCTGTTTCAAACTAGCAAATAAACTTGAAATGACTAAGGAATGGATTCAAAATATGAAACCATTATTGGATAGTCTTATCAAACATTTGGATTGGAGCATTCTATTCTTTGCTATCTTTGGCATTTTACTATATGTGGTCCTAGCTGCACTTTGTGGTTCACTTGTGGTTAGACCAGAACAAGCCAATCAAGCAGCTCAACTTCCTATTTTCTTAGTCATTGCGGCATTTATGGGAGCCTTTGTTTTAGGTCAAGGCAATTCTGATCCCCTCCTTCTTAAGATTGGATCCTACCTTCCATTCTTTTCAACCTTCTTCATGCCGATTCGTCTGATTAATGGCTTCGCCCATTTGAATCAGAGTCTGATATCGTTGTTAATTCTAGCTCTTACAACCCTTTTCATCACCATGTATATTGGTAAATCTTATTCAGGTCTTATCCTACAAACTGATGATATCGGTTGGTTCAAGAGTCTGAAACGCGGTTTAAATCATAAATAA